A stretch of the Argentina anserina chromosome 6, drPotAnse1.1, whole genome shotgun sequence genome encodes the following:
- the LOC126799839 gene encoding uncharacterized protein LOC126799839: protein MAAAAAASAPSRAEVLNLYRSFLRVARKFTDYNIREYTKRRAVDAFHQNRSLSDPAAISSVFSDGKAQLEVATRQAVVYSLYAPKLKSVMEV, encoded by the coding sequence ATGGCGGCAGCAGCAGCGGCGTCAGCTCCGTCGCGAGCGGAGGTGCTCAATCTCTACCGCTCCTTTCTCCGCGTAGCTCGGAAGTTCACAGACTACAACATCAGAGAGTACACCAAACGCAGAGCCGTCGACGCCTTCCACCAGAACCGAAGCCTCTCCGACCCCGCCGCCATCTCCTCCGTCTTCTCCGACGGCAAAGCTCAGCTCGAGGTCGCCACGCGCCAGGCCGTGGTTTACTCTCTCTACGCGCCCAAGCTCAAGAGCGTCATGGAGGTTTAG